The proteins below come from a single Triplophysa rosa linkage group LG12, Trosa_1v2, whole genome shotgun sequence genomic window:
- the LOC130562643 gene encoding extracellular calcium-sensing receptor-like, translating into MIPTFTSRPERPKCKSLSLREFQNAQTMVFAIEEINNRSDILPGVRLGYKIYDSCGSIEMALRASLSLVNEENASQLSCQRPITVQAVIAETSSTPTIAISATVGPLHIPVISHFATCACLSDRKKHPSFFRTIPSDYYQSRALANLVKYFGWTWVGALCSDNDYGNNGMNTFIKAATEFGVCVEFSEAFFRTDPKEEIQRIVNIVKSASSKVIVAFVSYSDMEVLLGELAQQNITGLQWIGSESWISDMNIATGKWQHILRGSMGFAIPKAEIRGLEEFLTKLSPSSGVALYKELWETVFECKIPSQETALSGNICKGNESLINVQNQYTDVTELQIANNVYKAVYAVAHTLNRTMNCSKWDLNQGSANKCLEKINNTWQVLNALKEVSFFTETGEKVYFDENGDPATRYDLLNWQQGKDGTTKFIKVGFYDVSLPPDLQLSFKNISIVWAQNEHKVPVSVCSDSCPSGTRKAVQKGRPVCCYDCIPCADGEISNETDSVTCLKCPPTFWSNKWRDTCVLKLAEFLSFEDVMGIVLVAFSLLGVSFTLGIAVVFFIHKDTPIVKANNSELSFLLLFSLTLCFLCSLTFIGRPTEWSCMLHHTAFGITFVLCISCVLGKTLVVLMAFKATLPGSNVMKWFGPLQQRLSVITFTSLQVIICVLWLTISPPFPYMNMNLYQERIILECNVGSAFGFWAVLGYIGLLALLCFILAFLARKLPDNFNEAKFITFSMLIFCAVWITFIPAYVSSPGKFTVAVEIFAILASSFGLLFCIFAPKCYIILLKPEQNTKKHMMGK; encoded by the exons ATGATACCCACATTCACATCAAGACCAGAGCGGCCAAAATGTAAGAG TTTGAGCCTCAGAGAGTTTCAGAATGCACAGACAATGGTATTTGCCATAGAAGAAATCAACAACAGATCTGATATTCTTCCGGGTGTCAGGTTGGGTTACAAAATCTATGATTCATGTGGATCCATAGAAATGGCTCTCAGAGCCTCTCTGTCACTAGTTAATGAGGAAAATGCTTCTCAGTTGTCCTGTCAAAGACCTATCACAGTCCAAGCTGTCATTGCAGAAACATCCTCAACTCCAACTATTGCCATATCAGCTACTGTTGGGCCTCTGCATATACCGGTG ATCAGTCATTTTGCAACCTGTGCCTGCCTTAGCGACAGAAAGAAACACCCATCATTCTTCAGAACTATTCCCAGTGACTACTACCAGAGCAGAGCACTGGCCAACCTGGTGAAATATTTTGGCTGGACGTGGGTGGGGGCTCTCTGCAGCGATAACGACTACGGAAACAACGGCATGAACACATTTATCAAAGCAGCCACAGAATTCGGAGTGTGTGTGGAATTTTCAGAAGCATTCTTCAGGACCGATCCCAAAGAAGAAATTCAGAGAATCGTGAACATTGTTAAAAGTGCAAGCTCTAAAGTGATTGTGGCTTTTGTATCTTACTCAGACATGGAGGTTCTTCTGGGTGAATTAGCCCAGCAGAATATTACCGGGCTGCAGTGGATTGGTAGTGAGTCTTGGATCTCTGATATGAACATTGCTACTGGTAAATGGCAACACATTCTCAGAGGGTCCATGGGCTTTGCCATCCCAAAAGCTGAAATAAGAGGCCTTGAGGAGTTTCTTACCAAACTCAGCCCATCGTCTGGTGTAGCTCTGTATAAAGAGTTGTGGGAAACTGTATTTGAATGTAAAATCCCCTCACAAGAAACTGCATTAAGTGGTAATATATGCAAAGGCAATGAAAGCCTGATCAATGTGCAGAACCAATACACAGATGTCACAGAATTACAGATCGCTAATAATGTATACAAGGCAGTGTATGCTGTCGCTCATACTCTAAACCGCACAATGAACTGTTCAAAATGGGACCTAAACCAAGGCAGTGCAAATAAATGCCTGGAAAAAATCAACAACACGTGGCAG GTACTTAATGCCTTAAAGGAAGTCAGTTTTTTTACGGAAACTGGTGAAAAAGTGTACTTTGATGAGAATGGAGATCCGGCAACGAGGTACGACCTCTTAAACTGGCAGCAGGGGAAGGATGGAACAACCAAGTTTATTAAAGTGGGTTTCTATGATGTATCTTTGCCACCTGATTTACagctttcatttaaaaacataagcATAGTCTGGGCCCAAAATGAACACAAG GTGCCTGTGTCTGTGTGCAGTGACAGTTGTCCTTCAGGCACTAGGAAGGCTGTACAGAAAGGAAGACCTGTCTGCTGTTATGACTGTATTCCATGTGCAGATGGAGAAATCAGCAATGAGACAG ATTCTGTGACTTGTCTCAAGTGCCCTCCTACCTTTTGGTCCAACAaatggagagacacgtgtgtCCTGAAACTTGCAGAATTTCTGTCATTTGAAGATGTGATGGGAATTGTTCTAGTAGCGTTTTCTTTGTTGGGTGTATCTTTTACATTAGGCATCGCTGTAGTATTCTTTATACATAAGGACACCCCCATAGTAAAAGCCAACAACTCAGAGCTGAGCTTCCTGCTGCTCTTCTCATTGactctgtgttttctctgttcacTTACTTTCATTGGTCGACCCACTGAATGGTCCTGTATGTTACATCACACAGCGTTTGGGATCACTTTTGTCCTCTGTATCTCTTGTGTTCTGGGGAAAACATTAGTTGTGTTAATGGCCTTCAAGGCCACACTTCCAGGAAGTAATGTCATGAAATGGTTTGGGCCCTTGCAGCAAAGACTCAGTGTCATAACCTTCACTTCATTACAGGTCATAATTTGTGTGCTTTGGTTAACAATATCCCCTCCTTTCCCATATATGAACATGAACCTTTATCAAGAAAGAATAATTTTAGAATGTAATGTAGGTTCAGCTTTTGGTTTCTGGGCTGTGTTGGGTTATATTGGTCTACTGGCTCTCTTGTGCTTCATTCTGGCATTTCTGGCTCGAAAGCTGCCTGATAATTTCAATGAAGCTAAATTCATCACATTCAGTATGCTCATATTCTGTGCTGTGTGGATCACATTTATTCCAGCTTATGTCAGTTCTCCGGGAAAATTTACTGTAGCTGTGGAGATATTTGCCATTTTAGCCTCAAGCTTTGGattattattttgcatatttgcCCCAAAATGTTACATCATTTTACTAAAGCCAgagcaaaacacaaagaaacacatGATGGGAAAGTAA
- the LOC130562639 gene encoding extracellular calcium-sensing receptor-like produces MIFAIEEINTNPSILPNHTLGYEIYNACGFFILQSALALSNGQEPVIDERNCTKIKTAQAIIGHSASTPTIGFARIMGRFHIPTISHFATCACLSNRKEFPSFFRTIPNDYYQSRALAQLVKHFGWTWVGALSNENDYGINGITTFIKAAQEEGICIEYSASFESTYSITSLIKTVEIIKSSTSKVIMAFMSHREIKMLVEELYRQNITGLQWIGSDAWITDDSLADGPGHTLLVGSVGFTVRNAQIPGLGPFLREVHPSQFPNSMFLREFWENVFKCSFSPNSVQRKCNGSENLAYVKHPFTDVSDLRFINNVYQAVYAVAHALHNLLSCKQQKGPFSNATCGQTMTIQPWQVLHYLQTVNFSMNGGETVFFDRQGDPPARYELVNLQKVTKGTMEVATIGYYDATQPQGQQFTMNPVNIIWGGGLKSLFPDVWQVPVSVCSESCPPGTRKAVQKGRPICCYDCIPCPPGEISNTTDASDCVKCPFGYWSNSRSDECIIKTVEFLSFTEIMGIILMMFGLLGVFLTLIVFVVFFQHRDTPIVKANNSELSFLLLFSLTLCFLCSLTFIGRPTEWSCMLRHTAFGITFVLCISCVLGKTIVVLMAFKATLPGSNVMKWFGPVQQRLSVLAFTLIQVLICVLWLTISPPFPYMNMNYYREKIILECHLGSAAGIWAGLGYIGILAILCFILAFLARKLPDNFNEAKFITFSMLIFCAVWITFIPVYASTPGKFTVAVEIFAILASSYSLLLCIFIPKCYVILLRPDANTKKHLLGKMPH; encoded by the exons ATGATCTTTGCAATAGAggaaataaatacaaatccaAGTATCCTTCCAAACCACACACTGGGATATGAAATCTATAATGCCTGTGGATTCTTCATCCTTCAGTCTGCACTTGCACTTTCCAATGGACAAGAACCTGTCATTGATGAAAGAAACTGCACAAAGATTAAAACTGCACAGGCTATTATAGGACATTCGGCATCAACTCCAACCATTGGCTTTGCAAGAATAATGGGTCGATTCCATATACCCACA ATCAGTCATTTTGCCACCTGTGCCTGCCTGAGCAACAGAAAAGAGTTTCCTTCGTTCTTCAGGACCATTCCTAATGACTACTACCAAAGCAGAGCGCTGGCCCAGCTGGTCAAACACTTCGGCTGGACATGGGTGGGAGCCTTAagcaatgaaaatgattatggTATAAATGGCATCACCACATTCATTAAAGCTGCTCAAGAGGAGGGCATTTGCATTGAGTACTCGGCCTCATTTGAAAGCACATACTCAATAACTTCCCTAATAAAAACAGTAGAAATCATCAAAAGCTCCACATCAAAGGTAATAATGGCCTTCATGTCACACAGAGAGATCAAGATGCTGGTCGAGGAATTATACAGGCAGAACATTACAGGTCTGCAGTGGATTGGAAGTGATGCTTGGATCACAGATGATTCGCTTGCAGACGGCCCAGGCCACACTCTGCTCGTCGGGTCTGTAGGATTTACTGTCCGCAACGCACAGATCCCTGGACTAGGCCCTTTTCTACGAGAAGTCCATCCCTCTCAGTTTCCTAACAGCATGTTTCTCAGAGAATTCtgggaaaatgtatttaaatgctCATTCAGTCCAAACAGTGTGCAAAGGAAATGTAATGGCTCTGAGAACTTGGCATATGTTAAACATCCTTTCACTGATGTGTCTGATCTGAGATTCATCAACAATGTCTATCAGGCTGTGTATGCAGTTGCTCATGCACTACACAATTTACTCTCATGTAAGCAACAAAAAGGCCCTTTTAGTAATGCCACATGTGGCCAGACCATGACAATACAACCCTGGCAG gttttacattatttacaaacTGTCAATTTCAGCATGAATGGGGGAGAAACTGTGTTTTTTGACAGACAAGGTGACCCCCCTGCAAGATATGAACTGGTAAACTTGCAAAAGGTCACAAAAGGCACCATGGAGGTGGCAACAATTGGCTACTATGATGCAACCCAGCCCCAAGGCCAACAGTTTACCATGAACCCCGTCAACATCATCTGGGGAGGTGGACTAAAGAGC CTTTTCCCTGATGTGTGGCAGGTGCCTGTGTCTGTGTGCAGTGAGAGTTGTCCTCCAGGCACTAGGAAGGCTGTACAGAAAGGACGACCCATCTGTTGTTATGACTGTATTCCATGTCCTCCAGGAGAGATTAGCAACACAACAG ATGCATCTGACTGTGTGAAGTGCCCTTTCGGATACTGGTCCAATAGCAGAAGTGATGAGTGTATCATTAAGACAGTGGAATTCCTGTCATTCACCGAAATCATGGGTATCATTTTGATGATGTTTGGGTTACTTGGTGTGTTTCTAACCTTGATTGTATTTGTAGTTTTCTTTCAACATAGAGACACTCCTATAGTAAAAGCCAACAACTCAGAGCTGAGCTTCCTGCTGCTCTTCTCATTGactctgtgttttctctgttcacTTACTTTCATTGGTCGCCCCACTGAGTGGTCCTGTATGTTACGTCACACAGCGTTTGGGATCACTTTTGTCCTCTGTATCTCTTGTGTTCTGGGGAAAACAATAGTTGTGTTAATGGCCTTCAAGGCCACACTTCCAGGAAGTAATGTCATGAAATGGTTTGGGCCTGTACAACAGAGACTCAGTGTTCTTGCCTTTACACTTATTCAGGTTCTTATCTGTGTGCTTTGGTTAACAATATCCCCACCATTTCCATACATGAATATGAACTATTACAGAGAAAAGATCATCTTGGAATGTCATTTAGGTTCTGCTGCGGGTATCTGGGCTGGACTGGGTTATATTGGTATACTAGCCATCTTGTGCTTCATTCTTGCTTTTCTGGCTCGGAAGCTGCCTGATAATTTCAATGAAGCTAAATTCATCACATTCAGTATGCTCATATTCTGTGCTGTGTGGATCACATTTATTCCAGTTTACGCAAGCACACCTGGAAAGTTTACAGTAGCTGTGGAGATATTTGCCATTCTGGCCTCCAGTTATAGTTTGCTGCTATGTATTTTTATTCCAAAATGTTATGTCATTCTTTTAAGACCAGACgccaacacaaaaaaacatctaCTAGGAAAAATGCCACATTAA
- the LOC130562642 gene encoding extracellular calcium-sensing receptor, whose translation MPNIFKSGDIMIGGIFPIFNKQENVIASFERKMPRVKCNGFDLRAFRWTQVMMFAIDEINRDEFLLPNISLGYKIMDSCASPTNVLRAALTLVSEQEEEKSTTQCHLPLTALVAESGSSQSLAVAGTLGPFRVPMVSYFSTCACLSDRSKYPTFFRTIPSDYYQAKALASLVQQYRWTWIGALQSDNDYGRNGISAFTKEVEKMGVCIAFVGTILRTYPQNKINEVVELIKQSAVKVILAFVPEGDLYPLMKEVVKQNITGIQWIASEAWVTAARPSTPEMFKSFGGTVGFVVRKMAMPKLGPFLKNISPYSTSQSMFVSDFWETMAGCKPCLNCAPSANVTLNQICKGEEKLNYTDKFFDASQLRVAYNVYQAVYAIAHAIHKVLFCNTDQNDVTKQCLNISQITPKQVSDRLQTVNFVDEYGEKVFFDKNGDPPASYELINWQLRDGEVHHVAVGHFSTSTDGTYKLTVKDDPIRWNTGNLIPKSVCSETCPNGTRKAQIKGRPVCCFDCIPCADGSISNTTGAADCILCPEEYWSNERRDKCVIKATEFLSYTETMGIILTVLSLFGASLTLATIIVFIHFRETPLVKANNSELSSLLLVSLFFCFLCPLTFIGEPTIWSCMLRHTVFGVTFALCISCVLGKTIVVVTAFRATLPGNNMAGKFGPVQQRIIVFSCTAIQIVICILWLKISPPFPDRALKYNNKKIILECNTGSDAAFYAVLGYISLLAAICLVLAFLARKLPDNFNEARFISFSMLVFCAVWATFIPAYISSPGKYTVAVEIFAILSSAYGLLLSIFVPKCYIILIKPERNSKKHMMGKLQKASL comes from the exons ATGCCTAATATTTTCAAAAGTGGGGATATCATGATTGGAGGAATTTTTCCCATTTTTaacaaacaagaaaatgtaATTGCATCATTTGAAAGAAAAATGCCAAGAGTTAAATGTAATGG ATTTGACTTACGTGCTTTCCGTTGGACTCAGGTCATGATGTTTGCAATAGATGAGATAAACCGGGATGAGTTTTTGCTTCCTAATATTTCTTTGGGATATAAAATAATGGACTCTTGTGCTTCTCCCACAAATGTTTTACGTGCTGCCCTCACGCTGGTGAGTGAGCAGGAGGAAGAGAAATCTACAACGCAGTGTCACCTTCCACTAACAGCTCTTGTAGCTGAATCAGGATCATCACAATCTTTAGCTGTTGCAGGAACACTTGGACCATTCAGAGTGCCAATG gtgAGTTACTTTTCAACATGTGCATGTTTAAGCGACAGAAGTAAATATCCAACATTTTTTCGAACAATACCAAGCGACTACTACCAAGCAAAGGCATTGGCCTCTCTTGTACAGCAATACAGATGGACCTGGATCGGAGCTTTACAGTCTGACAATGATTATGGAAGAAATGGAATATCAGCCTTCACAAAGGAAGTTGAAAAAATGGGAGTTTGTATTGCATTTGTTGGCACAATTTTACGAACATATCCCCAGAATAAAATCAATGAGGTTGTTGAACTGATAAAacaatctgcagtaaaagtgaTCCTGGCATTTGTGCCAGAGGGAGATCTCTATCCTTTAATGAAAGAAGTCGTGAAACAAAACATCACAGGAATTCAGTGGATTGCAAGTGAGGCGTGGGTAACTGCAGCCAGGCCCTCTACCCCGGAAATGTTCAAGTCTTTTGGAGGGACAGTTGGATTTGTGGTACGAAAGATGGCCATGCCCAAACTAGGAccttttttgaaaaacatcaGTCCTTATTCTACCTCACAATCTATGTTTGTCAGTGACTTTTGGGAAACAATGGCCGGCTGTAAACCCTGTCTTAACTGTGCACCATCTGCAAATGTTACGCTTAACCAAATATGTAAAGGAGAAGAGAAACTTAATTACACTGACAAGTTTTTCGATGCATCACAACTGAGAGTAGCATATAATGTCTATCAAGCCGTGTATGCCATTGCACATGCCATTCATAAAGTGCTTTTTTGCAATACAGATCAAAATGATGTAACAAAACAGTGCCTAAACATATCACAAATAACTCCTAAACAG GTCAGCGATCGCTTGCAGACGGTGAATTTTGTAGACGAATATGGAGAAAAAGTGTTCTTTGATAAGAATGGAGATCCACCTGCATCCTATGAGCTCATAAACTGGCAGCTAAGAGATGGAGAGGTGCATCATGTAGCAGTGGGTCATTTCAGCACCTCCACAGATGGAACATATAAACTTACAGTAAAAGATGATCCCATCCGTTGGAACACAGGAAATTTG ATACCAAAGTCTGTGTGCTCGGAAACCTGCCCAAATGGCACACGAAAAGCACAAATCAAAGGACGGCCAGTGTGCTGCTTTGACTGCATCCCGTGTGCTGATGGTTCCATATCAAATACAACAG GAGCAGCAGATTGCATTCTGTGCCCTGAAGAATACTGGTCAAATGAGAGACGAGACAAGTGTGTCATAAAAGCCACTGAGTTTCTATCGTATACAGAAACAATGGGGATAATTCTGACTGTTTTATCACTATTTGGAGCTAGTCTTACTTTGGCCACTATTATTGTATTCATACACTTTCGAGAAACACCACTAGTTAAAGCGAACAACTCAGAGCTGAGCTCACTATTACTTGTTTCTCTGTTCTTTTGCTTCCTCTGTCCGCTTACGTTCATTGGCGAGCCGACCATCTGGTCATGCATGCTACGTCACACAGTATTCGGGGTCACTTTTGCCCTTTGCATTTCTTGTGTTTTGGGGAAAACCATAGTAGTTGTCACTGCTTTCAGAGCCACATTACCAGGAAATAATATGGCTGGAAAGTTTGGGCCAGTACAACAAAGAATCATTGTTTTCTCTTGCACTGCAATTCAAATAGTCATCTGTATACTATGGCTAAAAATAAGCCCACCATTTCCTGATAGAGCTCTTAAGTATAACAAtaaaaagatcattttagaATGCAATACAGGATCAGACGCTGCATTTTACGCAGTTTTAGGATATATCAGCCTTCTCGCTGCTATCTGTTTGGTTCTGGCGTTTCTAGCTAGGAAGCTACCGGATAATTTTAACGAAGCCAGATTCATCTCGTTCAGTATGCTTGTATTTTGTGCTGTCTGGGCAACATTTATACCTGCTTATATCAGTTCACCTGGGAAGTACACAGTTGCAGTGGagatttttgcaattttgtcaTCTGCCTATGGCCTACTGTTGAGTATATTTGTGCCAAAATGTTACATTATTCTCATAAAACCAGAGAGAAATAGTAAAAAACACATGATGGGAAAACTTCAAAAGGCAAGTCTTTGA